The following are encoded together in the Neomonachus schauinslandi chromosome 15, ASM220157v2, whole genome shotgun sequence genome:
- the TSPAN10 gene encoding tetraspanin-10 produces MVLPSHLQSPSVLYPLSSLFPLPRGGDLPVDYHVLLVRSPCVFLLPPQGTGCQEEPLPGSSPLTSSRPGPAPREDQVWRTGLGGDPASSLPLGSSCLKYLTFLFNFLFSLLGLLALAVGLWGLAVKGSLGSSRGAALPEDPLLGLTLGGLVVSAVSLAGCLGALCENACLLHCFSGGLIAFLALEAVVGALLVAFWGPLQDGLEPTLRVAITHYQDDPDLRFLIDQVQLGLQCCGVSSYQDWTWNLYFNCSSPGVQACRLPASCCINPREDGAAVNHPCGFRALGLDEDAAQRWVHLQGCGPPLRGWLRRNVRAVGACTIVVVVVQGVELLLAAQLVRALAVRRVGGGEPQNRGDGKVPCQTGPGLTAP; encoded by the exons ATGGTCCTCCCCAGCCATCTCCAGTCCCCGAGTGTCCTCTATCCACTGTCTAGTCTCTTCCCCTTGCCACGAGGAGGTGACCTCCCTGTTGATTATCACGTCCTGCTGGTGAGGTCTCCCTGTGTGTTCCTCCTTCCTCCACAGGGCACCGGGTGCCAGGAGGAGCCCCTCCCCGGGAGCAGCCCACTCACTTCAAGCCGCCCAGGGCCGGCACCCCGAGAGGACCAGGTCTGGAGGACGGGCCTTGGGGGAGACCcggcctcctctctccccttggGAAGCAGCTGCCTGAAGTACCTGACCTTCCTGTTCaacttcctcttctctctgcttggTCTGCTGGCCCTGGCTGTTGGGCTCTGGGGCTTGGCTGTCAAAGGGTCTCTGGGGAGTAGCCGGGGGGCAGCCCTGCCCGAAGACCCCTTGCTGGGACTGACACTGGGGGGGCTGGTGGTCAGTGCAGTGAGCCTGGCGGGCTGCCTGGGTGCCCTCTGCGAGAATGCTTGCCTGCTGCACTGCTTCTCTGGGGGTCTCATCGCCTTCCTGGCACTGGAAGCTGTGGTGGGTGCCTTGCTGGTGGCCTTCTGGGGCCCGCTGCAGGATGGCCTGGAGCCCACCCTGCGTGTGGCCATCACCCACTATCAGGATGACCCGGACCTGCGCTTCCTCATTGACCAGGTCCAGCTAGGGCTGCAGTGCTGTGGGGTGTCTTCCTACCAGGACTGGACGTGGAACCT GTACTTTAACTGCAGCTCCCCTGGGGTCCAGGCCTGCCGCCTTCCTGCCTCCTGCTGCATCAACCCCAGGGAAGATGGCGCGGCTGTCAACCACCCGTGTGGCTTCAGAGCTCTGGGCCTGGATGAGGATGCTGCTCAGAGATGGGTGCATCTGCAGGGCTGTGGCCCTCCACTCCGAGGGTGGCTGCGCAGGAATGTCCGGGCTGTGGGTGCCTGCACAATCGTGGTTGTGGTCGTGCAGGGGGTGGAGCTCCTGTTGGCCGCCCAGCTGGTGAGGGCCCTGGCTGTCCGtcgggtggggggtggagagccCCAGAACCGCGGGGACGGAAAGGTCCCCTGCCAAACTGGCCCAGGGCTGACAGCCCCGTAG